Part of the Tolypothrix sp. PCC 7910 genome, CAACTCGCGAACTCGCTGCACAGGTGGAGGAGAGCGTGCGTGACTACGGCAAGTATCTGAAACTGAACTCAATGGTCATGTTCGGCGGAGTCAGCATTAGTCAGCAAAAACGGCGTTTAAACAGCCACGTGGATATTCTAGTTGCTACCCCAGGACGACTGCTAGACCATGTGCAGCAGGGTACGGTGAACCTGTCACAGATTGAGGTGTTAGTACTGGATGAAGCAGACCGGATGCTTGATATGGGGTTCATTCGGGATATTCGCCGTATTATCGCGCTTTTGCCCAAACAAAGACAAAATTTACTATTTTTTGCCACCTTCTCAGAAAAAATTAAGGAACTCGCCGCTGGGCTACTCAATCGCCCGAAGATGATCGAGGTAGCACGCCGCAACGTTACCGCCGAAACAGTAATCCAAAAAGTATATAAGGTAGAACGTGATAGGAAGCGGCAATTACTTGCTAACCTCATACGCCAAGGGAATTGGTACCAAGTTCTAGTATTCACACGCACTAAGTATGGTGCCGATCGCCTAGTGAAGCAGTTGGGCGATGAGCGGATTCAAGCACTAGCCATCCACGGTAATAAGAGCCAATCGGCCCGTACCCATGCTCTAGAGAAGTTCAAGAACGGCAATTTACAGGTATTAGTAGCAACCGACATTGCAGCGCGAGGTCTTGACATCAGCGAACTGCCCCATGTGGTCAACTTCGATTTGCCATTCGTCCCAGAAGATTATGTTCATCGCATTGGTCGTACTGGTCGCGCTGGTGCGTCAGGTGAAGCGGTATCCCTAGTTTGCGTTGATGAGTACCATCTGTTAGCAGATATTGAAAAACTAATTGAGCAACGTTTGCCCTTTGAAGTAGTTGCTGGCTTTGGAACTAGCCCCCACACTCAGCCCCAAGCAGTTCCCGATGGACGCAATCACAAACCCAGCCCTAACGGTGGTAAGCGTCCGACTCGTTCTAAACCTAAATCTTCACCAGAGAAATCAGTTAAACAAGGGACACCACGAACTGTAGCTGGTGGTAAAAAATCCGGTGGTAGTTCTTCCGCATCACGTCGTTCGGCAAAACGCTCACGCAGATCCATCGGTAGTAAGTAATCATTCTGAACAGGGCTATAGCAATCATATTTCAGTTGTGTGGCTGTTAACTGTTAACCGTTGACAGCCACAACGTATATTTTCCCTGTTCCCTTATTTCTTGAGAGTTAACCCTATCCAAAAGTAAGATATTACCACAACTAAGTGCGTGTATGGGAACTCAGAATTGATACATGGCATCTAGTACTAAGTGCTACCATTATTCTGCTATGGTTTCGTAATTGACCAAACAATGCCAGCAATTTAGCTGCTTCTAAAAAGTATAAATAATCCTCCACAGTTGCAGCCGTAAAAACACAATCAGCAATCAAAACTCAAGCTTAACAATCATCTCCATGAACGTTTTACTTTTATATCCACGCTTTCCTAAAAGTTTTTGGTCTTTTGAAAAAACCCTAGCTTTGTTAGACCGTAAGGCAATGATACCGCCTTTGGGTTTGGTAACTGTGGCTGCGATTTTGCCTCAAGAATGGAACTTTAAGCTAGTAGATCGGAACGTGCGTCAAGTCACAGAAGCAGAGTGGGCTTGGGCTGATTTGGTGATTCTGTCAGCGATGATTGTGCAAAAAGAGGATTTACTGGATCAGATTAGCGAAGCTAAACGCCGAGGTAAGAGTGTTGCGGTGGGTGGCCCTTATGCTACAGCTTTACCCGATGAAGTCAAAGATGTAGGTACAGACTACTTAATTTTAGATGAAGGGGAAATCACTCTACCGTTATTTGTAGAAGCGATCGCACAAGGCAAATCTACAGGTGTATTTCGCGCTGGTGGTGAAAGGCCTGATGTTACCCAAACTCCAATTCCCCGCTTTGATTTGCTGGAATTTGAAGCTTATGCCGAAATGTCGGTGCAATTTTCCCGTGGATGTCCCTTCCAGTGCGAATTCTGTGACATTATTGTCCTTTATGGGCGTAAACCCCGCACTAAAACCCCAGCGCAGCTGCTAGCGGAACTAGATTATCTCTACGAATTGGGTTGGCGGCGCAGCATTTTTATGGTGGATGACAACTTCATCGGCAATAAGCGCAATGTGAAATTATTTTTAAAGGAACTCCAGCCTTGGATGGTGGCACATAACTATCCATTTTCCTTTGCCACGGAAGCTTCAGTTGATTTAGCCAATGACCAAGAACTGATGGATTCGATGGTGGCGTGTAATTTTGGAGCAGTTTTTCTGGGAATTGAAACCCCTGATGAAGAAAGCCTCACTTTGACTCATAAATTCCAAAATACGAGAGATTCTCTCAGTGAAGCAGTACACAAAATTACTCGTTCGGGGTTGCGAGTTATGGCTGGCTTTATTATTGGCTTTGATGGCGAAAAGCCTGGTGCTGGAGCCAGAATTGTCAAGTTTGTGGAGCAAACAGCAATTCCCACAGCTTTATTTAGTATGCTGCAAGCACTGCCAGATACAGCTTTGTGGCATCGCTTAGCGAAGGAAGGACGACTCCGCAGTAAATCTGCCAATATCAACCAAACTACGTTGATGAACTTTATCCCAACTCGACCCTTGGAAGATATCGCACGTGAATATGTGGAAGCTTTCTGGGAATTGTATGAGCCATCACGATTTTTGGATCGTGCTTACCGCCACTATCGAATTTTAGGTGAAGCAACTTACCCCAAAAAAGGCAAAGGTGCAAAAAAAGCCTTGAAGTGGAAGGTAATTCGGGCATTGTTAACCATCTGCTACCGTCAAGGCGTGTTACGCAACACACGCTGGCAGTTCTGGCGCAACTTATGGAATATGTATCGGCATAATCCTGGTGGGGTGAGTAGCTATTTATCGGTTTGCGCCCAAATTGAGCATTTTGTGGAGTATCGGGAAATAGTCCGGGATGAAATTGAAGCTCAAGTTGCTGAATTTTTAGCAGCAGAAGCCAAGGAGAAATCTGAAGTGATGGCAGCGTAAGAGGTAGGGGGTATGGCAATACGGTTCGGATAAAATAAATAAATTGACATTTAAATCCTGTAGAGACGCGATGAATCGCGTCTCCACAACCCCAAAATCATGACGAAAAATTATACCAATTTGAAAAAAGAATGCGACAGATAGTAGGGGCAAGGCATTGCCTTGCCCTCTAGAATATATTGATGTGTCGCAAACATTATTTGAATTGGTATTACTAACCGAACCGTATTGGGGGGTATGGGGAAAAGGGGACGCGAAGCAATCTAAAATCCAAACTTGATTACCTTGCTTCCCCAATGAGAGTAAAAGCCGCCCAATTCTTAGGAGTTTCAGGATATTCCTTCACCAGCTTGAGCATGGCATTTCGCAAAGATTGGGCTTTATGATTATTTTGCTGTAGCTGACTATAAAACTCGGTCATTAAATCGGCTGTGGCTTTATCGGGAACTGACCACAAAGAAACTAATACACTTTCTGTTCCTGCAGAAATGAATGAACGAGATAGGCCAATGACACCATCACCAGAAATTCTACCTTGTCCAGTACTGCAAGCACTGAGAACAACTAACTCTGCGTTGAGGGGGAGATTGATAATTTCATCAGCTGTCAATAAACCGTTATCTTGTTGAGAATCTGGAGCTAGCGCGATCGCACCTGGTATGCCTAAATCTTGCCCATAACTTTTACCACCTTGACTGCCGTATTCTAATAACCCGTGGGTAGCCAAATGTATGAGTCTGGCCTTTGGTAATTCTTGCAGTATGTTTCTTTCGGTGGCTTGTTTACCAACCATTGCAGTTGTCTGCAATAGGTTAGCGATCGCATTTGCTTCCTTTTCAGCGTTAGGTAGTGCTTTTAACTGTGTTTTAAGTAATATTGGCATGGGTGCGGGATTGCCGACAATCAAAGCTGATGATTGAAAGCGACTGATTGAGGCATTGTCTCCTCTATTTTTATTTCTTCTTTCTCTCAGACCTCTTGTTAAATCTAGTACTTGAATTGAAGGTGCAGTCAGGATAGTATGCTGTTCAATTAAGTACTTACCATTTTTATCTTGCAATGCTGGGAAGGGAACTAGAAATAAAGACTCTTGAGGAATAAAAACCAGGTTAGCATTGGGATCTGATGGTAGTAAATCAGCAATAGGTGAAATTAAAATTTCATGGAGTTGTTGTAACTGCTTTTTCTGACTTGATTGATTGACAATCACTTCTGTAGAAAAAAGACCACGGCCATCGTCAATACCCATGAATTCGCGGCTATTTTTGACCAGGGTTTCTAAAGACTTATATTCTGTTGTCCACAAAAATTTTAAATCACGGCGGCGGAAGCTAACTTTACCATTTGGTTGCACTACCCAAATAAATAATTCCTGTTCTCTACCCCGTTGCTTGCCACGAAATTTAAAATCATCGTCTGGAATAATAGTATATTCTATGAGTGTGGCATTTTGCTGGCGGGCGATTTGACGAATTTTCTCAATATTAGGTGAAGTATTAGCTGATGAACTATAAGCCTCTGATTTCACAGATGCGTTAGGTTTGGCAGCATTTATAGTTAATTTTCTAGTTAGTAATTCAGCAAAAGCACGGGCTCGTCCTTGTTCAGAAACTTCCAAAGCTGCTTCCGGTTTTTTAGCAGTAATTAATATTTGTTGTAATAGATTATAAGTAAAAACTTGCGTATCAAAAATTGAGACTTTATAGATATCACTCAGTCCCAAACGGAGACTATCAAGTAGTTTAATTGCCGACCGCAATTGTATTTCAGCATCATTCAATTTGCCAGCACTAAAAAAAGCATGTCCCAAATTATTAAAAATCATCCCTTGGGCTGCTGGATCGCCAATTTTTTGGAAAATTGCTAAACTTTGCTGTTGATGTTGAATCGCCTGGGGATACTGTTGTAAGTCTTCATAAATTAATCCCAAACTACCCAACGCTTCAGCTTCGAGTTTATTATTTTTGGCAGTTTTGGCAATTTCTAAAGCCTGTTGATAATAGCTTAGGGCTTTTGGGCGATCGCCTAAGGAATAATAATTAGAACCTAAGTTAATTAAAGTGCTAGCTTTACCCGTAGCATCATTAATTGCTTCACTAATTTTTAGGCTTTGTTGATGGAAAGCAATCGCCTGATCGTACTTTTTCTGGTCAGCTGCTGCTGCACCTAAATTGCCTAAAGCAATAGATTCCACAGTGCTATCTTTAATCTCCTGTACAATCTTTAAGCTTTCTTGAAAAGTTTTAAATGCGATATCATAATCACCCAAAGATTTGTAAGCATTACCAAGATTAATTAATAACTTTGCCTCTATTTTTCGGTCTTTCAGTGTGCGCGAGATTTGCAAAGCTTTTTGATTTAATTCAATCGCACTATTATATTGACCTAATATTCGGTAAGCCTTGGCTAAATTACCTAGAATAATTGCGACTGCCAAATTTGGCTGCGATTGTGGAGTATTCTTTAAACCTTGTTGATAGAATTCTATTGCTTTGGCATAATTTTCTTGGCTAGCATAGATATCTGCGAGTGCTACTAAAGCTGCTTGTTCACCTTGGCGATCGCGCAACTCTCGCGTCAGATTCAGGTATTGTTGTAAATGGGCGATCGCTTGGGGATAATCAGCAAGTTCTATATAAACCGCACTCAGGTTTTTCAGGGTTGTTGCTTCACCCACAAGGTCTTTCAGGCTACGATAAGCTGTCAGTGCTTGCTGCCAAGATCCAATAGCAGACTGTAATTGCTTGGCTTGATACTGTGCTACACCTTGTTTAAAAATGCGATCGGCTTCCTGGCGAGTAACAGTTTGGGCTATTAATGCAGCAGAAACAGTTGTAAAATTTGGGTTTAAAGGTAAGAAGCTTGTTAGTAAAGTAATAAAAATTACTAAGTTTATTAATTTATATCTCTTCAACCTAGGATAAAAACGATAATTCAGTTTTTGCATTTTCGTCTTCCTTTCCGCTATTACCTCTATTTTCTCTGCAATTAGAACACCAATTTATGAATAAAAACAGTATTTTTATAGGGTGGTATTTCTAGTTATACCAATTTGAAAAAAGAAGGCGACAGATTGTAGGGACACACTGCCGTGCCCTCTAGAATATATTAATGTGTCGCCTACATTATTTAATTTGGTATTATTTTCCTTAAACCCTGATTGTATTTAGTATCGACCCTAGGCTTTAATTAAGCTATTAGCAATCATGAATGATGATTCATCCTTGATTGCGGTACAGAATTTAAATTAATCCGAATAGGTTGGGTACGATTATCTGGATTAATTTGTAGCAGGTTATTATCTTGTGTCGCTCCTTCACAAGTATTTGCACCGCCTGATGTAGAACCGTTTACAGATATTCTGCGTGCTTGTTTGAGCCTTTGCGATAAAGTAAGTCCTGTATTTGTAGGTTGACAAATATCATTTTGAGTCGGTTGTCTAGTCAACTGACGTTGAGCATCATCGGGGCGATTTACGCCTCTATCACCATTATCTCCACCACCGCCATTACCGCCGCGATCGCCATTACCACCACCACCACCACCGCCATTACTGCCGCCACCGCCACCACCACCGCCACCGCCATTACCACCACCACCAGGAGAAACAGTAACTACAGTGATACCTTTGCTAGCGCCAAGTTGTGTATCTTGATAGACACCAGTAAGTTGTAAGTTAGTTCCTTCTTGAAGAATAATTAATCCGCGGGTATAGCTGACATTTGAAGCAACAGTGGTTGGATCAAAATTTTTGATAGGTTTTACAGTAATGGGTCTATCTGAGACAAACTGTTCATTTTCATCAACAAATACAACCTGATTGCTAGTAAAAACTATATCATCACCTTTAGGTACAACTACTAAATTGCCAGTTTTATCTCTGAATACAACATTTGAGCCTGATAAGAAGGAATTACCTCGAAAGAAAACTTGTTTATCATTAGCCTCAACTCTGTAAATCGGATTTCCTGACTGATCTTGTTCGACACCAAGACCCTGCCCAAAATTTTTCTGACCGTGCTGGATATTTATTTGACGTGCCGCTATCACGCTACCTGGAACATCAGTAGGGCCACTAAATTGGAAATTAATTGGGACTGTTTCTTTGGCTTGAAAAACACCAGCAGCATTAATGTCTAGACTTCCTGATTTTATGGTGATGGTATCTAATGTAATATTGCCTGTTCTAGAAAATAAAAATGCTATATCTGAGTTTTTGTTATTGGAACCATTATTAAATCGATTTTCAATCGTCTTTGCAATAATGTTTCCCGCACTCACAAGCATAGAATTGCCAGCTTTAATATCTCCTACTGTGATACTACCCTGTGATGAATTTAAGATAACAGGGCTAGGTATATCAGCAGAAACTAAGATTTCATTTGAAATATTTCCCTTAACATTAATGTCACCTTTGCCTGAAAGAATTACAGGCCCAAAGATTCGACCATTTATGGCACCCGGTAATGTCATATTAATATTGCCATTCACGGTAATGCTTCCTGGCGATGTGGCTACTGTTCCTGATGAATCAGTTGGAGTATTACGTAATTGCTCCAAACCTGCTCGTAATATTAATGATGGGCTAGTAGCTAAAACAGGAATATCTGGATCTGTGCCCTGGAGAAAAATATTTTTATCGTTGATTGTGATCGCCCTAGTCGATATATTACCTCTAGCTTCGATTTTGAGAGAAGGGCCGTTATAATCAGTATTAATATTCACATCACCATTAGAGCTAATTATTGGCTGTGAAGGTGTACCATTCGCAATACCAAAGGTTAAATTTCCTGCGCTTCCTGATAGATTAAGAACAGAGAAATTTCCTCCAGTGGCAAAACGAGCATTACCAACAAGTATGTCATCACTAATTAGACTTAAATCTCCGCCAGTTTGTATAAGAGAACCTGGTCTAGCATTAAATTGAATCTCAATTCCTTGATTGC contains:
- a CDS encoding DEAD/DEAH box helicase, with amino-acid sequence MSFSTLGLSNEIIRAVTELGYTKPTPIQMQAIPAVLSGSDLLAGAQTGTGKTASFTLPLLHRLSSDQSLRSTANGRSPIRALILTPTRELAAQVEESVRDYGKYLKLNSMVMFGGVSISQQKRRLNSHVDILVATPGRLLDHVQQGTVNLSQIEVLVLDEADRMLDMGFIRDIRRIIALLPKQRQNLLFFATFSEKIKELAAGLLNRPKMIEVARRNVTAETVIQKVYKVERDRKRQLLANLIRQGNWYQVLVFTRTKYGADRLVKQLGDERIQALAIHGNKSQSARTHALEKFKNGNLQVLVATDIAARGLDISELPHVVNFDLPFVPEDYVHRIGRTGRAGASGEAVSLVCVDEYHLLADIEKLIEQRLPFEVVAGFGTSPHTQPQAVPDGRNHKPSPNGGKRPTRSKPKSSPEKSVKQGTPRTVAGGKKSGGSSSASRRSAKRSRRSIGSK
- a CDS encoding B12-binding domain-containing radical SAM protein; its protein translation is MNVLLLYPRFPKSFWSFEKTLALLDRKAMIPPLGLVTVAAILPQEWNFKLVDRNVRQVTEAEWAWADLVILSAMIVQKEDLLDQISEAKRRGKSVAVGGPYATALPDEVKDVGTDYLILDEGEITLPLFVEAIAQGKSTGVFRAGGERPDVTQTPIPRFDLLEFEAYAEMSVQFSRGCPFQCEFCDIIVLYGRKPRTKTPAQLLAELDYLYELGWRRSIFMVDDNFIGNKRNVKLFLKELQPWMVAHNYPFSFATEASVDLANDQELMDSMVACNFGAVFLGIETPDEESLTLTHKFQNTRDSLSEAVHKITRSGLRVMAGFIIGFDGEKPGAGARIVKFVEQTAIPTALFSMLQALPDTALWHRLAKEGRLRSKSANINQTTLMNFIPTRPLEDIAREYVEAFWELYEPSRFLDRAYRHYRILGEATYPKKGKGAKKALKWKVIRALLTICYRQGVLRNTRWQFWRNLWNMYRHNPGGVSSYLSVCAQIEHFVEYREIVRDEIEAQVAEFLAAEAKEKSEVMAA
- a CDS encoding CHAT domain-containing protein; this encodes MQKLNYRFYPRLKRYKLINLVIFITLLTSFLPLNPNFTTVSAALIAQTVTRQEADRIFKQGVAQYQAKQLQSAIGSWQQALTAYRSLKDLVGEATTLKNLSAVYIELADYPQAIAHLQQYLNLTRELRDRQGEQAALVALADIYASQENYAKAIEFYQQGLKNTPQSQPNLAVAIILGNLAKAYRILGQYNSAIELNQKALQISRTLKDRKIEAKLLINLGNAYKSLGDYDIAFKTFQESLKIVQEIKDSTVESIALGNLGAAAADQKKYDQAIAFHQQSLKISEAINDATGKASTLINLGSNYYSLGDRPKALSYYQQALEIAKTAKNNKLEAEALGSLGLIYEDLQQYPQAIQHQQQSLAIFQKIGDPAAQGMIFNNLGHAFFSAGKLNDAEIQLRSAIKLLDSLRLGLSDIYKVSIFDTQVFTYNLLQQILITAKKPEAALEVSEQGRARAFAELLTRKLTINAAKPNASVKSEAYSSSANTSPNIEKIRQIARQQNATLIEYTIIPDDDFKFRGKQRGREQELFIWVVQPNGKVSFRRRDLKFLWTTEYKSLETLVKNSREFMGIDDGRGLFSTEVIVNQSSQKKQLQQLHEILISPIADLLPSDPNANLVFIPQESLFLVPFPALQDKNGKYLIEQHTILTAPSIQVLDLTRGLRERRNKNRGDNASISRFQSSALIVGNPAPMPILLKTQLKALPNAEKEANAIANLLQTTAMVGKQATERNILQELPKARLIHLATHGLLEYGSQGGKSYGQDLGIPGAIALAPDSQQDNGLLTADEIINLPLNAELVVLSACSTGQGRISGDGVIGLSRSFISAGTESVLVSLWSVPDKATADLMTEFYSQLQQNNHKAQSLRNAMLKLVKEYPETPKNWAAFTLIGEAR
- a CDS encoding filamentous hemagglutinin N-terminal domain-containing protein, which produces MSKIILGKSFPYHGRDRQIISLFFLKNYKSSLSLSLICAFCGWLLLDGLPTKAIAQITPNPNDTNTVVNQTDNTFNIQGGTQTGTNLFHSFEKFGLNQGQTANFISNPSIQNILGRVTGGEASIINGLIQVTGGNSNLFLMNPAGIIFGPNASLNVPAAFTATTASGIGFNNQWFNAVGTNSYSNLTGNPNAFAFTQPGGGAIINGGLLKVSSGQSLTLLGGTVISTGVIEVPGGKLNITAVQGEKLVRISQEGNLLNLGLPVETKTAVNSLPFTPLSLPELLTGGNVNVATGVTVENGVVKLLNTNAELQKNNTPIQSGDVVVNALYSKNATISADNNFIFEGEYSLKDLTTSLGDLKYKDLTTSGDLNLLAQNKVQLRDFFDDPDSFAITTRVVQVGGNLKIQGNQGIEIQFNARPGSLIQTGGDLSLISDDILVGNARFATGGNFSVLNLSGSAGNLTFGIANGTPSQPIISSNGDVNINTDYNGPSLKIEARGNISTRAITINDKNIFLQGTDPDIPVLATSPSLILRAGLEQLRNTPTDSSGTVATSPGSITVNGNINMTLPGAINGRIFGPVILSGKGDINVKGNISNEILVSADIPSPVILNSSQGSITVGDIKAGNSMLVSAGNIIAKTIENRFNNGSNNKNSDIAFLFSRTGNITLDTITIKSGSLDINAAGVFQAKETVPINFQFSGPTDVPGSVIAARQINIQHGQKNFGQGLGVEQDQSGNPIYRVEANDKQVFFRGNSFLSGSNVVFRDKTGNLVVVPKGDDIVFTSNQVVFVDENEQFVSDRPITVKPIKNFDPTTVASNVSYTRGLIILQEGTNLQLTGVYQDTQLGASKGITVVTVSPGGGGNGGGGGGGGGGSNGGGGGGGNGDRGGNGGGGDNGDRGVNRPDDAQRQLTRQPTQNDICQPTNTGLTLSQRLKQARRISVNGSTSGGANTCEGATQDNNLLQINPDNRTQPIRINLNSVPQSRMNHHS